The following proteins are co-located in the Mesorhizobium sp. M1E.F.Ca.ET.045.02.1.1 genome:
- a CDS encoding DapH/DapD/GlmU-related protein, producing MDRPEHLVLKDPEPRIHPTAELKGCKLGRYASIGERVILREVTVGDFSYFERHSEAIYTTIGKFCSIAANSRINALEHPIDRLTQHKISYRPNEYFRWLGVDAAFRERRQARPVSIGHDVWIGHGAVVMPGVTIGNGAVIGANAVVTHDVPPYAIVAGVPAKPLRQRFAAATAARIENLAWWDWAPEKLARAIPDIQSLPIEAFLDRWEGAAP from the coding sequence ATGGACCGTCCTGAACACCTTGTCCTGAAAGATCCCGAGCCGCGCATCCATCCGACCGCGGAACTGAAAGGGTGCAAGCTCGGCCGCTATGCCTCGATCGGCGAGCGGGTGATCCTGCGCGAGGTGACGGTCGGCGACTTTTCCTATTTCGAGCGCCATTCGGAAGCGATCTACACGACGATCGGCAAATTCTGCTCGATCGCCGCCAACAGCCGCATCAATGCGCTCGAGCATCCGATCGATCGGTTGACCCAGCACAAGATCAGCTACCGGCCGAACGAGTATTTCCGCTGGCTTGGCGTCGACGCGGCATTCCGCGAGCGGCGGCAGGCAAGGCCGGTCAGCATCGGTCACGATGTCTGGATCGGCCATGGCGCGGTCGTCATGCCTGGTGTGACTATCGGCAACGGCGCCGTCATCGGCGCCAATGCCGTGGTGACACATGATGTGCCGCCTTACGCAATCGTCGCCGGCGTTCCGGCGAAGCCTCTGCGCCAGAGGTTCGCCGCAGCCACGGCGGCGCGTATCGAGAACCTTGCTTGGTGGGACTGGGCGCCGGAAAAACTCGCCAGGGCGATCCCGGACATTCAGTCATTGCCGATCGAGGCCTTCCTCGATCGTTGGGAAGGCGCAGCGCCCTGA
- a CDS encoding low affinity iron permease family protein, translating to MIERLFTKVANWVAHLAGMPPTFAICVLIVLVWGVTGPFFGFSDTWQLVINTGTTIVTFLMVFLIQNTQNRDSAAIQTKLDELILVSRAHNTFIGIEHLTESEVEEIRDKCEKAAKRHDREVAQAAVKKAVAGKNGTKKKAAA from the coding sequence ATGATCGAGAGACTTTTCACCAAGGTCGCCAATTGGGTGGCTCACTTGGCCGGTATGCCGCCGACCTTTGCCATCTGCGTTCTGATCGTGCTGGTCTGGGGGGTAACCGGCCCGTTTTTCGGCTTCTCGGACACCTGGCAACTGGTCATCAACACCGGCACCACCATCGTCACGTTCCTGATGGTGTTCCTCATCCAGAACACGCAAAATCGCGACAGCGCGGCCATCCAGACCAAACTCGATGAATTGATCCTGGTAAGCCGGGCCCACAACACCTTCATCGGCATCGAGCATCTGACCGAATCCGAGGTCGAGGAGATTCGCGACAAATGCGAAAAGGCCGCAAAGCGGCACGACCGGGAGGTCGCCCAGGCCGCCGTCAAAAAGGCGGTGGCGGGGAAGAACGGCACCAAGAAAAAGGCAGCCGCCTGA
- a CDS encoding SDR family NAD(P)-dependent oxidoreductase, whose translation MTSDAEIQTALPAFASGNVAVITGGASGIGLAAAKRFAAMGVKTVIADIGGVRLDQARQAVAAIAGDDAVLPIPTDVSKADEVDRLAELAYGAFGAVSVLMNNAGVGNNPGKPWENRDAWKRLLDINFWGVVHGVEAFAPRMLAAGKPGLIVNTGSKQGITTPPGNLAYNVSKAGVKTFTEGLAHALRNEPGAKVSAHLLIPGFTFTGLTEGATEKPAGAWTGEQVIDFMLASLKRNDFYILCPDNEVARPMDEKRMTWAIGDIIENRPALSRWHPDHKDAFAAFMNR comes from the coding sequence ATGACCAGCGACGCCGAAATCCAGACCGCCCTGCCCGCTTTTGCCTCCGGCAATGTCGCCGTCATCACCGGCGGCGCCAGCGGCATCGGCCTTGCCGCGGCGAAGCGATTCGCCGCCATGGGCGTGAAGACGGTCATTGCCGATATCGGCGGCGTGCGCCTTGACCAGGCCAGACAGGCGGTCGCCGCCATTGCCGGCGACGATGCCGTTCTCCCAATTCCTACCGATGTCTCCAAGGCCGACGAGGTCGACCGGCTGGCGGAACTTGCCTACGGCGCATTCGGCGCAGTCTCGGTGCTGATGAACAATGCCGGGGTCGGCAACAATCCGGGCAAGCCGTGGGAAAACCGTGACGCCTGGAAGCGGCTGCTGGACATCAACTTCTGGGGCGTCGTGCATGGCGTCGAGGCCTTCGCGCCGCGCATGCTGGCCGCGGGCAAGCCCGGCCTGATCGTCAACACCGGATCCAAGCAAGGCATCACCACGCCGCCCGGCAATCTCGCCTACAACGTCTCCAAGGCAGGCGTGAAAACCTTCACCGAGGGTCTGGCGCATGCGCTGCGCAACGAGCCTGGAGCGAAGGTTTCCGCGCATTTGCTCATCCCCGGCTTCACTTTCACTGGACTGACCGAAGGCGCGACGGAAAAGCCGGCCGGCGCCTGGACGGGCGAGCAGGTTATCGATTTCATGCTGGCATCGCTCAAGCGGAACGATTTCTACATCCTCTGCCCGGACAACGAGGTGGCGCGGCCGATGGATGAAAAGCGCATGACCTGGGCGATTGGCGACATCATCGAGAACCGCCCTGCCCTGTCGCGCTGGCATCCGGATCACAAGGACGCGTTCGCCGCCTTCATGAACCGCTGA
- a CDS encoding TMEM175 family protein, which produces MGKGRVEAFTDGVVAIIITIMVLELKVPHGEDLAALAPLWPVFFSYVLSFINVGIYWNNLHNMFHTVQRVDGRVLWANLNLLFWLSLMPVTTAFMGENHFAPVPVAVYGVDLALCAIAYNILVIKLRHLHGAETTFARAVGQDRKGKISLALYLAGIALTFVSQWIGVAIYVLVATIWFAPDKRFERLIEK; this is translated from the coding sequence ATGGGCAAGGGACGGGTCGAGGCATTCACCGATGGCGTGGTCGCCATCATCATCACCATCATGGTGCTGGAGCTGAAGGTGCCGCACGGCGAGGACCTTGCCGCGCTGGCGCCGCTGTGGCCGGTCTTCTTCTCCTATGTGCTGTCCTTCATCAACGTCGGCATCTACTGGAACAATCTGCACAACATGTTCCACACCGTGCAGCGCGTCGACGGCCGTGTCCTGTGGGCCAACCTCAACCTTCTGTTCTGGCTGTCGCTGATGCCGGTGACCACGGCCTTCATGGGCGAGAACCATTTCGCGCCGGTGCCGGTCGCCGTCTACGGCGTCGACCTGGCGCTTTGCGCCATTGCCTACAACATCCTGGTCATCAAGCTTCGCCATCTGCATGGCGCCGAGACGACCTTTGCCCGGGCCGTGGGTCAGGATCGCAAGGGCAAGATTTCGCTGGCCCTCTATCTGGCCGGGATAGCGCTGACCTTCGTCAGTCAATGGATCGGCGTGGCCATCTATGTGCTGGTTGCGACCATCTGGTTCGCGCCGGACAAGCGCTTCGAAAGGCTGATCGAAAAATAA
- a CDS encoding MFS transporter, translating into MTSYAQTITRDNELSGGAAMAAVAAMIAALFAGSTALTPLYVIYKQAFGFSQITLTLVYAVYVIGNLAALLFFGRLSDVIGRRPTALAAMAVAVVSALFFLFAENLAWLDIARILSGLGIGIGAGTGTAWLAELIEGEDKSRSAIIATSTNFVGLGLGALISGLLAEYAPWPLRLTFAVYLALLALVTLLIWRTRETVSEPGRLSHVPMRPRLSVPDSIRARFVAPAVTGFGAMALVGFYAALAPSVLAQQLHVTNHAEAGALFFELSIVTAATILATARLASRTVMLAALILMIPTVAMVVAAQVFASMAIMVIATALCGVAAALGYRGGLQVVSQIAPADRRAEVVSAFFICCFCGNALPIVGIGVLSSWTNAIVASLAFAAMITIFSLVALGFGARYAR; encoded by the coding sequence ATGACCAGCTACGCTCAGACAATCACGCGCGACAATGAACTCAGCGGCGGCGCGGCGATGGCTGCCGTCGCCGCCATGATTGCAGCACTCTTTGCCGGCAGCACGGCTTTGACGCCGCTCTATGTAATCTACAAACAGGCCTTCGGGTTTTCGCAGATCACCCTGACGCTGGTCTACGCCGTCTATGTGATCGGCAATCTTGCGGCGCTGCTGTTTTTCGGGCGGTTGTCGGATGTCATCGGCCGCCGTCCGACGGCGCTGGCGGCGATGGCAGTCGCCGTGGTCAGCGCGCTGTTTTTCCTCTTCGCCGAAAACCTCGCGTGGCTCGACATCGCCCGCATCCTCAGCGGGCTGGGCATCGGGATCGGCGCGGGAACCGGCACCGCCTGGCTCGCCGAGCTGATCGAAGGCGAGGACAAGTCGCGGTCCGCCATCATTGCCACCAGCACCAACTTCGTCGGTCTCGGCCTCGGTGCCCTGATATCGGGCCTGCTGGCCGAATACGCGCCCTGGCCGCTCAGGCTGACATTCGCCGTCTATCTCGCTCTGCTGGCGCTGGTCACGCTGCTGATCTGGCGCACGCGCGAGACCGTGTCCGAGCCGGGACGGCTCTCCCACGTTCCGATGCGGCCGCGGCTTTCGGTTCCCGACAGCATCCGCGCGCGGTTCGTGGCGCCTGCGGTGACCGGCTTCGGCGCCATGGCTCTCGTCGGCTTCTATGCAGCGCTGGCGCCGAGCGTGCTGGCGCAGCAGCTGCATGTCACCAACCACGCCGAAGCCGGGGCTCTGTTCTTCGAACTGTCGATCGTGACTGCCGCGACGATCCTGGCGACGGCGCGGCTCGCCAGCCGCACCGTCATGCTGGCAGCGCTTATCCTGATGATCCCCACGGTGGCGATGGTTGTCGCGGCGCAGGTCTTTGCTTCGATGGCGATCATGGTGATTGCCACCGCGCTCTGCGGCGTGGCGGCGGCGCTCGGCTATCGGGGCGGCTTGCAGGTGGTGAGCCAGATTGCTCCGGCCGACAGACGCGCCGAAGTGGTTTCGGCCTTCTTCATCTGCTGCTTCTGCGGCAATGCGCTGCCGATTGTCGGCATCGGCGTGCTGTCGAGCTGGACGAATGCGATCGTCGCCAGCCTGGCCTTTGCCGCAATGATCACGATCTTCTCGCTGGTGGCGCTGGGGTTCGGCGCGCGCTACGCGAGGTGA